Below is a window of Cottoperca gobio chromosome 12, fCotGob3.1, whole genome shotgun sequence DNA.
cacctgaacacacagacagacttatATTGTGACTCAGGTCTAGGGCTGCAAATAACTATTATTGTCATCATCAGTAACTCACCAGATTACTTTCACGACTGATAGTGCTGCTTGTATATTTGCATGCGTGATGTAGATTCATGCACGTAATGTGGAACCAAAGTTCAGCCCGGTAACTTTAAGCCGGAGACTGTTAGCAACATGTGTTAAGGTTAGCATAACAAGCTGATTGCCATGTGAGTCAGTCACACTACGGTCAGCTacaacagcaacagagagagagttgtgTATAAGAAGATgaaagtgtgttgtgtttgttcactttttacattttactgcatAATTAAGTGAAAAACCAgcaaacttttacatttgagaCGCTGGACCCAGttcaaacaattaattgattatctaAATCTTTGCAAATTCATCACTTAATTGATTCTCAAGTCCTCGACATTtaagttgttttattgttattctttttAAGAGAGAGGGACAGTGTTACCTTGCGCTTGGTGGATGCCTTGCAGCGCAGTGGGACCTTCTGCCGGTGGTTAAGATGGCGTAGGTGTTTGGGAGGAGAGTGTagaactgaggaggaggagctccAGGGCTGCTGGCTCCCCTCCTCCCCATCAGCAGGTGCCGGTAGCTGGGCAGGGGCGGCGGTGACGAGGACGAGGTTCCTGGAAGACTCTGTGGTGGAGGTGATGATCCCTGTGAAGAAGAAAGTTACAGAAATGCTTAAATACACTTTTGTGTTGAATAGATACACGAACCCGGTCAGTAAAGTCAGTAATCAAATAACAAACTAATTGTTACAGCAGAATTAAAGATATCGTCTTTAATATTcaacacattcttcttccttctttctaactccaccctcagattgttttcatttttaaacttgtagtcttcagcccCAACCGatgctgactcaagtgacatcacttgaggacatttatcagacttcCCCCAGCTCCcactggagccacaaaaggttTTATACAACTTATTTTCACATATGCAGACGCCCTGTGTGAACTTTGATGTGTGAACTGGGTGGAGTTTAAATACCCAGTGTGCAGCAGGGGAGGGCGGTTTGGCTCTGCAGGGGTTGGTAGATGTAGACAGTGTTTGGAGGCAGGGAAGCCATTAATGTGGACAGACTACGAGCCACCAGCTCTCGACTCCGAATCAACTCGGAGCTGTCGatctaagagagagagaagaggaggaaagaagatgAACCGtgagaaaggagagggagacattTATCCTctatcaggggtggggaacctttttcctatcaagggccatttcaatttttacaacatccttcgagggccgtactaattattgaactcataacctcttaaaaaagaaacttttcatctttctgttttatctttccatgttgttatgttccgctctgcagagagctgcttgttgggccatcgttcgtccatttctcctggaaagtgcaacattctgcatccacctttctgttttacactcgccatgctgcgttcactgaggtcaacgacagtctcgtttaatattgaagtttgacatgacgtgaccacgtgatgacacgttccgctcgtgttgtgttcaaggaccctgaccgtggccaggaaaaacagtcagtcaacggttttattctattgctgttAGATTTTTAGTACATTTTTTGGAGTTTTTTTTTCGTGTGATTGCgtgtttttgcgtgtgtttgcgtgtgattgcgtgtgtttgcgtgtgtttgcgtgtgtttgcgtgcgatTGCGTGCGTGTGATTGCGTGTgattgcgtgtgtttgcgtgtgtttgcgtgtgattgcgtgtgtttgcgtgtgtttgcgtgtgattgcgtgtttttgcgtgtgtttgcgtgtgattgcgtgtgtttgcgtgtgtttgcgtgcgatTGCGTGCGTGTGATTGCGTGTgattgcgtgtgtttgcgtgtgtttgcgtgtgtttgcgtgtgtttgcgtgtgattgcgtgtgtttgcgtgtgtttgcgtgtgtttgcgtgcgatTGCGTGCGTGTGATTGCGTGTgattgcgtgtgtttgcgtgtgtttgcgtgtgtttgcgtgtgattgcgtgtgtttgcgtgtgattgcgtgtttttgcgtgtgtttgcgtgtgattgcgtgtgtttgcgtgtgattgcgtgtgtttgcgtgtgattgcgtgtttttgcgtgtgtttgcgtgtgtttgcgtgtttgCGTGCGATTGCGTGCGTGTGATTGCGTGTTTGCGTGCGATTGCGTGCGTGTGATTGCGTGTgattgcgtgtgtttgcgtgtgattgcgtgtgtttgcgtgtgattgcgtgtttttgcgtgtgtttgcgtgtttttgcgtgtgtttgcgtgtgtttgcgtgtgtttgcgtgtgtttgcgtgtgtttgcgtgcgatTGCGTGCGTGTGATTGCGTGTgattgcgtgtgtttgcgtgtgtttgcgtgtgattgcgtgtgtttgcgtgtgtttgcgtgtgattgcgtgtttttgcgtgtgtttgcgtgtgtttgcgtgtgtttgcgtgcgatTGCGTGCGTGTgattgcgtgtgtttgcgtgtgtttgcgtgtgattgcgtgtgtttgcgtgtgattgcgtgtttttgcgtgtgtttgcgtgttttgcgtgtgtttgcgtgtgattgcgtgtgtttgcgtgtgtttgcgtgtgtttgcgtgcgatTGCGTGCGTGTGATTGCGTGTgattgcgtgtgtttgcgtgtgtttgcgtgtgattgcgtgtgtttgcgtgtgattgcgtgtttttgcgtgtgtttgcgtgtgtttgcgtgcgatTGCGTGCGTGTgattgcgtgtgtttgcgtgtgtttgcgtgtgattgcgtgtgtttgcgtgtgtttgcgtgtttttgcgtgtgtttgcgtgtgattgcgtgtgtttgcgtgtgtttgcgtgtgattgcgtgtgtttgcgtgtgtttgcgtgtgattgcgtgtgtttgcgtgcgatTGCGTGCGATTGCGTGCGATTGCGTGCGTTTGCGTGTgattgcgtgtgtttgcgtgtgtttgcgtgtgtttgcgtgtgattgcgtgtgtttgcgtgtgtttgcgtgtgtttgcgtgtgttgcACGGcacggaggccggaggttccccacccctgctctacaggCTTTACAGCcacaatatgaaaatgtaaaacatactGATGATTTAATTATTGAGCTCAATATGAGCATTTGGCTGCTTCTCCATCAACTTCTACACGCTGAGCATTTAGAGCTTCTGATTGGCCACAAGTTGAACCTAATAATGAAAGAGAGACCGTCTGGTACCTGTGCCTTCCTCAGCAGGTCTATGGTAAGAGCCAGCCAGTCAGGACAGCAGGTCTCCAGCTCCAGGGTGATGAGGGCCAAGGCCAGCATGGATCCTCTGAGCTACAGGAAGGGACAAACGTGTTCAGTGTTCAGGCAAACCTGAGCCTCAGAGTGTGACTTGCCCCTGTGTTTGAATATTTACTTTATATGCATTAGTGTTACACAAATAATATCCATGGTACAAAGTAAAGcgagagtatgtgtgtgtacctgtaaGAGTGTGTGGTTGGCCAGACAGTGGTAGAGTCGCCGTGTGAGCAGGGTGAGGTGCTGCGAGGGGTTCAGTCCCAACAAGGAGTCCAAAAACCCAGAACGGCACGACAACACCATCGCATGGAACTATGGGAGACGAGGAGGGGATGGAGCAGAAAATACTCAGCATTATAAGGAATTtaagtttaaatacatttgtttcattatttacacaacTTCAACCCAGAGTAGAAAATAAAGTAACACAACACTGAGATTCAAAGTACCTCAACGTTTTTGTaggcaaaacaaatgttttttacataACACAGTACTTTATGTCGTAACTCGTGATAATGGCTACAAGCCCGATGACAATAAGGGTTGAAGTGCTGCTTAACATCTACAGAATGTAAACAACATCTCATGGAACCTCTTTAATAACTAAATTGAAAATGATGTAAGAATGTTGAGTGAAacatactaaaataaaataaactgaagggaagcaaagacaaaacatatCTTTGCCACTAGGTGTCACTAACAGCACCGATGAAAAATCTATGAACACAAACAGGCCACACGTTGATTGCCAGTGATCAGTTATTCATTGATGACAGACCTCAGAATGTTAGATTTGTTCAATGAGTATTTAAGAAACTTTGAGGGCTCCTAAAGCTCTGATCATGTCAGAACAGTGaggctgtgtgtgggtgtgacagACGTACAATGTGCAAGAAGTCCAGTGCTGTGGCGGTGTGCAGATCCCAGTTCAGCTTGTCCAGGATGATCCTCTCCATCCTCAGGATCTCTGATGGAGAACAGCCGCAGCTGCTGGAGGCAGCTAGCTCTTTCAGAGAGggcagacactgagacacacacacacacacacacacacacacacacacacacacacacacacacacacacacacacacacacacacacacacacacacacacacacacacacacacacacacacacacacacacacacactctcttatCAAGACCAGCTTCTGATTACCCTGGAACATGTTGTTCTTCAGTTAAAACCAGCAACTTCCAGTCTGTGATGTGGGACATTCAGTCCTGACTCCTCTTCCTGTGTAAACACTGACTGTCAGCTGTAACAAAAGCCTCCTCATCATAGTTGTACAGCCATCAAGAACCTCCCACTGATCCACAGACAATATCTGACCCGACTACCGCCCCAACAAACAAAGGTCTGGTCTGAGCGGTGCTGTTTTCCTTATACGTGTGTATCGTGTCGTATGTGTTCACCTCATCCTCCTCACAGGTCTTAGCAGCCAGGAAGAAGCAGGCGATGGAGATGCAGCGCAGGTACTTTGGACGGGcctgaagacaaaaacaatccCATCAATCAGTGAATCAATAAAAGGTTTACAGTTAGTTTTAAACCCTGTGTGCTGGAGTCAACCTGACATCAGCTGACACGTTTGTTGGAAGACATATgatcttattattatattgttttgcgTTGAACTTCCTCATGTGGCCATGTATAAACTctgttcagtgtgtgaatggttatccctactgatACTGatgcaccttgtatggagcctctgaatctgtatgaatgggtgaatgctgacatgtgttgaaaagcgctttgagtgatcgcaaagattgataaagcgctatataaatgcagtccatttaacatttccacagcagacattttaatattcagGAAAAGGGCAGTTGTAATTGATACCACTACTGCAGGGCCCTTTCATGATGAGCTTGTGCCGCTGCTTATTGGGTTCCGAAGTGAATCTAAGCACGCGTTTACGGTAACAACGCTACAGTCTACGCATCATGAGTGTCAAAGCTGCCATGAAAATTGTATGTCaaagcacatttaaatgtgtaaatctcAGGCTTGATGAAGGCTTTGAAAGAAAGACGAAGTTCAGACTGGCCGACACTTCTTCTACATCTTTTTAAAGTTTATTGTTGGTTGGCAACCAGCGATTAGCTgcattaccgccacctactggacTGTACGTGGAGCAGTAGATTGTcagaaagtaaagaaatataaataagtaATGAATAAAGATGGTTCCCGACATAAGTTCTCTTCAGTTTCAGTAATTGTTGCCGGTGTGTCGACCTTCTCATTTCCTTTCACTCCAACATGAGCAGGAACCCAAAGGAAGATTTCAAATCCCCTACAATGTAATCTGAGTagtaaatgcaacatacacaataTACTGCCTGCAAGACAACTTCCAAGACTTAAGGCTTGACAGCACTGCTTCCTGATGTTGTGCATGCTCACTGAGTAACAGGACTTTTCCTACTCGTAcagctgtgaaaaaggcctattgaCATCTGTACAGCTTCTGATAATCCTTAAAAACAgacacttcctgttcctgtgtAAACACTGACTATCAGCTGTAACAAAAGCCTCGTCATCATAGTTGTACAGCCATCAAGAACCTCCCACACACTACAGTCTAGTCTGAGGAGTAGTTctccttttgtttctcttcagatGTTAAgcaaattttttttaaatctcatttaAACGCGGCAATTCAAAATATCCCAATAAAATGGTGTCTCTAATAATCTGGTTGACACAGGAGTGGGTGAAATGGATCgaatcttatatatatatatatatatatctatatatatatatatatatatatatatatatatatatatatatatctatatatatatatatatatatatatatatatatatatatatatatatatatatatatatctatctatctatctatctatctatctatatatctatatctatatatatatatatatatatatataattcaatttaatgcaaaaacatccagagagGAAATGGTATTTAAAAGAATGTCCCTGTACcttaaaaatatgaaatgacCAACACTGTCATTTTGG
It encodes the following:
- the ccni gene encoding cyclin-I encodes the protein MKFFEPWGRQRLSFLLEKAASREAKMWKVYMPKKTSSQDTDVSSAHRDEAVRWLMELHSRLKLYPETLVLAVSILDRFLASIKARPKYLRCISIACFFLAAKTCEEDECLPSLKELAASSSCGCSPSEILRMERIILDKLNWDLHTATALDFLHIFHAMVLSCRSGFLDSLLGLNPSQHLTLLTRRLYHCLANHTLLQLRGSMLALALITLELETCCPDWLALTIDLLRKAQIDSSELIRSRELVARSLSTLMASLPPNTVYIYQPLQSQTALPCCTLGIITSTTESSRNLVLVTAAPAQLPAPADGEEGSQQPWSSSSSVLHSPPKHLRHLNHRQKVPLRCKASTKRKVEDMEVDDFYDGIKRLYNEDTAVQEGAPPLMGVITTGGGVGGGLGVCSVLLTRQEGSSSPCPPLQPVSAS